A genome region from Desulfurispora thermophila DSM 16022 includes the following:
- a CDS encoding sulfite exporter TauE/SafE family protein — MLGLFALCFLLGTLAVLTGVDVSLFFVAVAAAVLPEAIADIRTASLIISLLTGLIAGAGMLRAGLVQPERFFPAIVIVPVTALLGAVVGYFMPLRFLSLLFGLLILLLVFSRKFQVGKKAAPFFNVGGRWPGLALAAFAGGFLGVGGFAIALPWLSGLLDGIFKSVLGTGKFIFLWGDAAASLVYIQKTVMPPLVTATVVLGVVAGTWFAARFLLFRINAVAHVFRRAGDMVLVGAALICIGRAMGDLMGGWF; from the coding sequence ATGCTTGGCCTGTTCGCTCTCTGTTTTTTGCTGGGTACACTGGCCGTACTGACCGGGGTGGATGTTTCGCTGTTTTTTGTGGCAGTGGCGGCGGCTGTTCTGCCCGAGGCCATAGCGGATATCCGGACGGCGAGTCTGATCATATCCCTGCTGACAGGACTGATTGCCGGTGCGGGCATGCTCAGGGCGGGTTTGGTTCAGCCGGAAAGATTTTTCCCGGCTATTGTGATTGTACCAGTTACCGCTCTGCTGGGGGCGGTGGTCGGTTATTTCATGCCCCTGCGTTTTCTATCACTTCTGTTTGGTTTATTAATCCTGTTGTTAGTATTTTCGCGTAAGTTTCAGGTGGGAAAAAAAGCTGCGCCATTTTTTAACGTGGGCGGCCGGTGGCCTGGCTTGGCCCTGGCAGCTTTTGCCGGTGGTTTTTTGGGAGTGGGTGGTTTCGCCATTGCTCTGCCCTGGTTGAGCGGCTTGCTGGACGGTATTTTCAAATCTGTGCTGGGAACCGGAAAATTTATCTTTCTCTGGGGCGATGCCGCTGCCAGCCTGGTGTATATACAGAAAACTGTTATGCCGCCGCTGGTAACTGCCACGGTGGTTTTGGGTGTAGTGGCCGGGACGTGGTTTGCTGCCCGCTTTTTGCTGTTCAGGATTAATGCTGTGGCACATGTTTTTCGCCGGGCTGGTGATATGGTCCTGGTTGGTGCTGCTTTGATCTGCATTGGGAGAGCAATGGGTGACCTCATGGGAGGTTGGTTCTGA
- a CDS encoding sulfite exporter TauE/SafE family protein, translating to MAGAVEIPATVEAIKFISMTPQMAASLVGIGFVGGMLSGFLGSGGAFIMTPAMMSLGIPGIMAVAANITHKFGKAIMGSKKHGEYGNVDKRMGLVMFIALFIGVQLAVSVSKNVLAKAGTAGSNLYISVMFVVILTWVSWFMYRDVKRTAAGGVPSRGGLAEKIGSLNIPPMIHFKVANVRCSLWLALLVGLATGFLAGTIGVGGFIGVPAMIYLLGVPTYVAAGTELFLAIFSGMQGAYLYAINGLVDLRITLLLYVGSLLGLTIGAVGTRVVRGMQIKQVMTAIIAMVAVSRAVVIPKYLVDMKVIKMSQQSVSLFKYASDAFLYGSGLVGCSMILYWMYRAWQRASKMEKERAALGSEASVR from the coding sequence ATGGCAGGGGCAGTGGAAATTCCGGCAACTGTGGAGGCCATCAAATTTATCAGCATGACACCCCAAATGGCGGCTTCCCTGGTGGGCATTGGTTTTGTGGGTGGTATGCTCAGTGGCTTTTTGGGGTCGGGCGGCGCCTTTATCATGACCCCGGCCATGATGAGTCTGGGCATACCCGGCATTATGGCCGTGGCTGCAAATATCACGCACAAGTTTGGCAAGGCCATCATGGGGTCGAAAAAGCACGGGGAGTACGGCAATGTGGACAAACGCATGGGCCTGGTGATGTTTATCGCCCTCTTCATTGGTGTGCAGTTGGCTGTTAGCGTAAGCAAAAATGTGCTGGCAAAGGCGGGAACGGCCGGTTCCAATCTGTATATCAGCGTCATGTTTGTGGTTATCCTGACCTGGGTTTCCTGGTTTATGTACCGCGATGTCAAACGGACGGCGGCGGGAGGTGTGCCTTCCCGGGGCGGCCTGGCGGAGAAGATAGGTAGCTTAAATATTCCGCCCATGATTCACTTCAAAGTGGCCAATGTGCGTTGCTCGCTCTGGTTGGCCCTGCTGGTGGGTCTGGCCACCGGATTTTTGGCTGGCACAATTGGTGTGGGAGGTTTTATCGGTGTGCCGGCCATGATTTACCTGCTGGGTGTGCCCACCTATGTGGCGGCCGGTACCGAGCTCTTTCTGGCCATCTTTTCCGGCATGCAGGGTGCTTACCTTTATGCCATCAACGGTCTGGTGGATCTGCGCATCACTTTGCTGCTCTATGTTGGTTCCCTGCTGGGCCTGACCATCGGGGCGGTGGGAACCAGAGTGGTGCGGGGGATGCAAATCAAGCAGGTGATGACGGCCATTATTGCCATGGTGGCGGTCAGCCGGGCAGTAGTCATTCCCAAATATCTGGTGGATATGAAGGTAATAAAGATGAGCCAGCAATCGGTCAGTCTGTTCAAATACGCCAGTGATGCCTTTTTGTACGGCAGCGGCCTGGTGGGGTGCAGTATGATCCTGTACTGGATGTACCGGGCCTGGCAGCGAGCCAGCAAGATGGAAAAAGAAAGGGCTGCATTGGGCAGTGAGGCTTCTGTTCGCTAG